The following coding sequences are from one Formosa haliotis window:
- a CDS encoding Crp/Fnr family transcriptional regulator: MDILKYIQQQYSHFNLTENELSVLGEYIKVAHFKRNELFLEEHATCEKMGLLVTGTAYSYKINDQGEEVIQDFFYPNGQETLFDYESYFLQEKSILNIKFQEDSMISYFYIEDIKKLHKEYPRFLQFELLLTQQEFINAVHKNQILQLKSAEEKITLLQNNKPKVFELFPYTHIASYLGIHRNTFRRVFSNH, translated from the coding sequence ATGGATATCTTAAAATATATACAACAACAATACAGCCATTTTAATCTTACCGAAAATGAACTTTCTGTATTAGGAGAATACATAAAAGTTGCGCATTTTAAACGTAATGAGCTATTCTTAGAAGAGCATGCAACATGTGAAAAAATGGGGTTATTAGTAACAGGGACCGCATATTCATATAAAATAAATGATCAGGGTGAAGAAGTCATTCAAGATTTCTTTTACCCCAATGGTCAAGAGACTCTTTTTGATTATGAAAGTTATTTTCTCCAAGAAAAATCTATTTTAAACATCAAATTTCAAGAGGATTCAATGATATCCTATTTTTATATTGAAGACATAAAAAAATTGCACAAAGAATATCCTCGTTTTCTTCAATTTGAACTTTTGCTAACACAGCAAGAATTTATAAATGCTGTTCACAAAAATCAAATACTACAACTTAAATCTGCTGAAGAAAAAATAACACTGCTACAAAATAATAAGCCTAAAGTTTTTGAACTCTTTCCATACACGCATATTGCATCTTATTTAGGTATTCATAGAAACACATTTAGACGCGTTTTCTCAAACCACTAA
- a CDS encoding TonB-dependent receptor domain-containing protein: protein MKYLLVQLLAIITIIASITPIYAQNISGQVRNSKDVPVANVTILFNNNIIGETNAEGRFSLTDSYELPITLQFKHPEYYLKSVTINRNNSAIYLSSLDHSEDLDAVVLSSTYQKESQVLIPTSKITTTKFAAYSPIDLVSAINETPGVYIQSGALNTNRIIIRGVGSRTLYGTNKIRAYFNDIPITNGTGATDIDAYNAEDISNIEIVKGPKATPYGTNLGGTLLLNSKEASAGETYFKDNVTVGSFGLFKNTLSLATAQDKFAINLNYDHMQSDGFRDNSAYNRHSVLLTSKYKFNPKNEIGVLLNYTDYHAQIASSIGETAFQEDPTQAAYTWGAAQGYEANKQVLAGIHFTHRFSETFSNTSSVFYNYLDHYEPRPFNILDEFTNGYGARTLFAKDFKFLKSNANLSFGTELYKDEYNWKTLENLYEANDGNGSLAGDLISDNVEHRNNLNVFATMTLPITEKLKAQLGFNVNATKYRFYDEFNTGEANKDADRDFDPIFAPNLNVIYQFTAQTSMYANISRGFNFPSMEETLTPEGLINPDLGPETGFNYEIGSEVYLFESALHMKIAAYIMDINNLLVADRVGEDQYIGRNAGKTEHKGIELSVKYNYHFTNGLYISPYLNAEFSDHRFIDFVDGANDYSGNDLTGVPDIKINGGLVLAYKNLQLSTNVLHVGEMPLDDGNTLSSNPYTVLNAKLDYSKQINKHLFIGLNVGVNNFTDEAYASAVLINAVGFGTSEPRYYYPGMPINWYGGLKIGYSI, encoded by the coding sequence ATGAAATATCTGTTAGTACAACTACTAGCGATTATTACTATAATCGCTAGTATAACCCCCATATATGCCCAAAATATTTCCGGACAAGTGCGTAATAGCAAGGATGTTCCTGTAGCTAATGTTACTATACTTTTTAATAACAATATTATAGGAGAAACGAATGCAGAAGGAAGGTTTTCTTTAACAGATTCCTATGAACTTCCTATAACTTTACAGTTTAAACATCCGGAGTATTATCTTAAATCAGTGACTATTAACCGTAATAATAGTGCGATCTATCTTTCATCTTTAGATCATTCAGAAGATTTAGATGCCGTGGTATTATCATCAACCTATCAAAAAGAAAGTCAAGTTCTTATTCCTACTTCAAAAATAACAACAACAAAATTTGCAGCATACAGTCCTATAGATCTTGTTTCAGCAATTAATGAAACGCCAGGCGTATATATACAAAGTGGCGCTTTAAATACAAATCGTATTATTATTCGGGGGGTCGGGTCGAGAACGCTTTATGGCACGAATAAAATTAGGGCTTATTTTAATGACATCCCCATAACTAATGGTACAGGAGCTACAGATATTGATGCCTATAATGCAGAAGATATTTCTAATATTGAAATCGTAAAAGGACCGAAGGCGACCCCTTATGGTACGAATTTAGGAGGGACTTTATTATTAAACTCTAAAGAAGCTTCAGCAGGAGAAACCTACTTTAAAGACAATGTAACCGTAGGCAGTTTTGGCTTGTTTAAGAACACTTTGTCTTTAGCTACAGCACAAGATAAATTTGCTATAAATCTCAATTATGATCATATGCAATCTGATGGGTTTCGAGATAATAGCGCGTATAACAGGCATAGCGTTTTGTTAACATCTAAGTATAAATTTAATCCAAAGAATGAAATCGGGGTCTTATTAAATTACACCGATTATCATGCACAAATTGCAAGTTCTATAGGGGAAACGGCTTTTCAAGAAGACCCTACACAAGCGGCTTACACTTGGGGTGCAGCACAAGGTTACGAAGCTAATAAGCAGGTGCTTGCGGGAATACATTTTACGCACCGCTTTTCTGAAACGTTTAGTAATACCAGCTCCGTTTTTTATAATTATTTAGATCATTACGAACCAAGACCTTTTAATATTCTCGATGAATTTACCAATGGGTACGGCGCTAGAACCTTATTTGCTAAGGATTTTAAATTTTTAAAATCGAACGCCAATCTTAGTTTTGGAACCGAACTTTACAAAGATGAATATAACTGGAAAACCCTTGAAAATCTTTATGAAGCGAACGATGGGAATGGCAGTCTGGCAGGAGATCTTATTAGCGATAATGTAGAACACCGGAATAACCTTAATGTATTTGCAACGATGACGCTTCCTATAACTGAAAAATTAAAAGCTCAGTTAGGATTTAATGTGAATGCTACTAAATACAGATTTTATGACGAATTTAATACAGGAGAAGCCAATAAAGATGCAGATCGTGATTTTGACCCCATTTTTGCGCCCAATTTAAATGTAATCTACCAGTTTACAGCGCAAACAAGTATGTATGCTAATATTAGTCGTGGGTTTAATTTTCCTTCTATGGAAGAAACATTAACTCCTGAAGGTTTAATAAATCCGGATTTGGGGCCGGAAACAGGATTTAATTATGAAATTGGAAGTGAAGTCTATCTTTTTGAAAGTGCTTTACACATGAAAATTGCTGCCTATATTATGGATATAAATAATCTATTGGTGGCAGATCGGGTAGGAGAAGATCAATATATAGGAAGAAATGCCGGGAAAACAGAACATAAAGGGATAGAACTTTCGGTAAAATACAATTATCATTTTACAAATGGATTGTATATTTCACCTTATCTAAATGCCGAATTTTCCGATCATAGATTTATAGATTTTGTAGATGGAGCTAACGATTATTCCGGAAATGATCTAACCGGAGTGCCCGATATTAAAATTAATGGTGGACTTGTCTTAGCTTATAAAAACCTTCAACTTAGCACTAATGTGCTTCATGTTGGAGAGATGCCATTAGATGATGGAAATACGCTTTCCTCTAATCCGTATACGGTTCTTAACGCCAAATTAGATTATAGTAAGCAAATAAATAAGCATTTGTTTATTGGACTAAATGTAGGTGTGAATAATTTTACCGATGAAGCCTATGCTTCGGCAGTACTTATAAACGCTGTAGGTTTCGGAACATCGGAACCGCGTTATTATTATCCCGGTATGCCCATAAACTGGTATGGCGGTTTAAAAATAGGGTATTCTATATAA
- a CDS encoding serine hydrolase domain-containing protein: protein MAKISSKQIIRFFLLLGTLISLYFVPWPVVTAWLKPLPKTVQEQVNKVSDYGFDGIIVYVDKAGKPSTLYAAGLKSRTGKIPADPNALFKIASVSKLYNAVAVAKLVNSGKLSLNKTLSDYLPELKTRIENADDITLRMLVQHRSGIPNYTDTYMYWAAPKETAEENLALILDLPANFKPGEDYEYSNTNYLLLDKIMSRRLGYDTFQYIKETILTPLHLNHTFGSIQQVDMDDVMSGYYVGYENDLKSDDVGSMLATAEDLGKFIRALNDGSVFKNKKEQDLYASIYKFEHTGLIPGYQTIAKYHQEIDAVVIQFTNTVNFEGYNWNLSELMYNRIIKILKANQ, encoded by the coding sequence ATGGCTAAAATTTCATCAAAACAAATTATTAGATTTTTTTTATTACTAGGGACACTTATATCCCTATATTTTGTCCCTTGGCCTGTTGTAACGGCATGGCTAAAACCATTACCAAAAACCGTTCAGGAACAAGTAAATAAGGTATCAGATTATGGTTTTGATGGTATTATTGTCTATGTAGATAAAGCCGGAAAACCATCAACATTATATGCTGCAGGTTTAAAAAGCAGAACTGGTAAAATCCCTGCAGATCCAAATGCCCTGTTTAAAATAGCTAGTGTTAGTAAACTGTATAATGCCGTAGCCGTGGCAAAACTTGTAAACAGCGGTAAATTATCGTTAAACAAAACGCTATCCGACTATTTACCAGAATTAAAAACTAGAATTGAAAATGCAGATGACATTACCTTACGCATGTTAGTTCAGCATCGCAGTGGTATTCCTAATTATACCGATACTTATATGTATTGGGCTGCACCAAAAGAAACGGCCGAAGAAAATCTCGCCTTGATTCTGGATTTACCCGCTAATTTTAAACCTGGAGAAGATTACGAATACTCGAATACCAACTATTTGTTACTCGATAAAATAATGAGTAGAAGACTTGGGTACGATACGTTTCAATATATTAAAGAAACCATACTAACACCACTACATCTAAATCATACCTTTGGTTCTATACAGCAGGTTGATATGGATGATGTTATGAGCGGTTATTACGTAGGATATGAAAACGATTTAAAATCGGATGATGTGGGCTCTATGTTAGCTACTGCAGAAGATTTGGGAAAATTTATAAGAGCTTTAAATGATGGCTCGGTATTTAAAAATAAGAAAGAACAAGACCTATATGCCTCAATTTATAAATTTGAACACACAGGATTAATTCCGGGTTACCAAACCATCGCAAAATATCACCAAGAAATAGATGCTGTGGTAATTCAATTTACAAATACGGTGAATTTTGAAGGTTACAATTGGAACTTATCTGAATTAATGTATAATCGAATCATTAAAATATTGAAAGCAAATCAATGA
- a CDS encoding sulfatase-like hydrolase/transferase: MQKTFYILISILLFSCEINHKKIPDKEPNILFIIADDMGKDALAGFTEGTIKPHTPNIDAIRKAGLNFNNFWTYPTCSPTRASMITGKYGYRTDVRWANQKLNESEVLLQKYINKNTNNSYATAVVGKWHISGYDATINPETFGIDYYAGIFIGSVKDYYNWPLSEKGKQTTSTEYTTKKFTDLASSWIEKQEKPWFMWLAYNAPHTPFHVPPAEMHRQGDLPPYNEDLDPTPYFMASIEAMDFQIGKLLNSLSKEDRENTIIIFMGDNGTEPVVTQDPYYKNQVKRSLYQGGINMPLFVSGKGVERKGIDNNLITSTDIFATIAEISGVEIDEINDSKSFKSLFSEKKSIRKYQYSEMKNEKNDAWTISNGTYKLLVFANGKEEMYNLSNDPYEKNNILNSELSTIEKKSKEELEIELSRIRN; this comes from the coding sequence ATGCAAAAAACATTCTACATTTTAATATCAATTTTATTATTTAGTTGTGAAATAAATCATAAAAAAATACCTGATAAAGAACCAAATATATTATTTATAATAGCAGATGATATGGGGAAAGATGCCTTGGCCGGATTTACAGAAGGTACTATAAAACCACATACACCAAACATAGATGCAATTAGAAAAGCAGGTTTAAACTTTAATAATTTCTGGACATATCCCACTTGCTCACCTACTAGAGCATCCATGATTACGGGGAAATATGGATACCGAACAGATGTAAGATGGGCAAATCAAAAATTGAATGAAAGTGAAGTTCTATTGCAAAAATACATTAACAAAAACACCAATAATTCATATGCCACAGCTGTAGTTGGCAAATGGCATATCTCTGGTTACGATGCCACTATTAACCCCGAGACATTTGGCATAGACTATTACGCAGGCATATTTATAGGTTCTGTAAAAGATTATTATAATTGGCCATTATCAGAAAAAGGAAAACAAACAACATCAACAGAATATACTACCAAAAAGTTTACAGATTTAGCATCTAGTTGGATTGAAAAACAAGAAAAACCTTGGTTTATGTGGTTAGCCTATAATGCTCCTCACACTCCTTTTCATGTTCCTCCTGCAGAAATGCATAGGCAAGGAGATTTGCCTCCTTACAATGAAGATCTAGATCCAACTCCTTATTTTATGGCATCTATTGAGGCAATGGATTTTCAAATAGGAAAACTTTTAAATTCATTATCAAAAGAAGACAGAGAAAATACTATTATCATTTTTATGGGTGATAACGGCACCGAACCCGTAGTTACCCAAGATCCATATTATAAAAATCAGGTAAAAAGAAGCCTATATCAAGGTGGAATTAATATGCCATTATTTGTATCTGGCAAGGGAGTTGAAAGAAAAGGGATAGATAACAATTTAATTACAAGTACAGATATTTTTGCTACAATAGCCGAAATTTCAGGTGTAGAAATTGATGAAATTAATGATAGTAAAAGCTTTAAGTCGCTTTTCTCTGAAAAAAAATCGATAAGAAAGTATCAATATTCAGAAATGAAGAATGAAAAAAATGATGCTTGGACCATTAGCAATGGCACCTACAAATTATTAGTGTTTGCTAATGGAAAAGAAGAAATGTACAACTTAAGTAATGATCCTTACGAAAAAAACAACATTCTGAATTCAGAACTAAGTACCATTGAAAAAAAATCTAAAGAAGAGTTAGAAATTGAATTATCAAGGATAAGAAATTAA
- a CDS encoding SDR family NAD(P)-dependent oxidoreductase: protein MKQLENKVALVTGAGSGIGKAVAFLYAKEGAKVIINDINEENGQGVVNQIKSEGGEASFIEGDVSKEEDVQNLIKNTVAKYGKLDIACNNAGISGEQNLTGQYSVSDWEKVVAINLNGVFLNCKYQLEQMEKNNGGVIVNMASIHGMVAAPMSSAYTTTKHAVVGLTKNIGAEYAQKNIRCNAVGPGYIETPLLNIADPEMLEMLKAKHPMNRLGKAEEVAELVLFLSSEKSSFITGGYYLIDGGYTAI, encoded by the coding sequence ATGAAACAGTTAGAAAATAAAGTAGCATTAGTAACAGGTGCTGGATCTGGAATTGGTAAAGCTGTAGCGTTTTTGTATGCTAAAGAAGGTGCCAAAGTAATTATAAATGACATTAACGAAGAAAACGGACAGGGTGTTGTAAATCAAATAAAATCTGAAGGAGGCGAAGCTTCCTTTATTGAAGGAGACGTTTCTAAAGAGGAAGATGTTCAGAATTTAATTAAAAATACCGTAGCCAAATATGGAAAACTAGATATAGCTTGTAATAATGCTGGAATCTCGGGAGAACAGAATTTAACAGGACAATACTCCGTTAGTGATTGGGAAAAAGTAGTAGCTATTAATTTAAATGGTGTGTTTTTAAATTGTAAGTATCAGCTAGAACAGATGGAAAAAAATAACGGCGGTGTTATTGTCAATATGGCATCTATTCACGGAATGGTTGCTGCTCCTATGTCGTCTGCATATACCACTACGAAACATGCGGTGGTTGGTTTAACAAAAAATATAGGTGCAGAATATGCGCAAAAAAACATTAGATGCAATGCCGTTGGACCGGGATACATCGAGACGCCTCTTTTAAATATAGCAGACCCGGAAATGTTAGAAATGCTTAAAGCTAAACACCCTATGAATAGATTAGGTAAAGCTGAAGAGGTAGCAGAACTCGTTTTATTCTTGAGTTCTGAAAAATCATCCTTTATAACTGGAGGTTATTATCTCATTGATGGTGGATATACAGCTATTTAG
- a CDS encoding PQQ-dependent sugar dehydrogenase — MKKNTHLVILALAAMLVACKAKEENKIEVSDAKKEQLAQEPADTVQTAIGPLVLPKPYATESVRKQSKLVDWPEGQLPKAPEGFTVTKFADGFENPRWTYIGPNGDFFVCEANTKKSAGRITLLRDSNNDGTVDVREPFLEDLKQPLGMLIIGNHFYVANTDGLYKYPYKAGQTALQPDQGKKIVELPAGGYNHHWTRNIITNANQDKIYISVGSASNVGEYGMDEEIRRANILVVDLDGKNEKIYASGLRNPVGMDWNPSNGELWTAVNERDKIGDNLVPDYVTSVKEGGFYGWPYAYFGAIPDPRLEGQAPDLVAKTIVPDVSVGPHTASLGLTFYDGNSFPERYKNGIFVGQHGSWNRSVLSGYRVVFIPFENGKPAAVPEDFLTGFIADGSDTDVYGRPVCVAVTPAGDLLVNDDAGNTIWKVSYNQ, encoded by the coding sequence ATGAAAAAAAATACTCACCTTGTTATTTTAGCCTTAGCCGCGATGCTTGTGGCTTGTAAGGCCAAAGAAGAGAATAAAATTGAAGTATCCGATGCTAAAAAAGAGCAATTGGCACAAGAACCTGCCGATACGGTACAAACGGCCATTGGTCCTTTGGTATTGCCAAAACCTTATGCCACAGAATCTGTTAGAAAGCAAAGTAAATTGGTAGATTGGCCAGAAGGTCAACTGCCAAAAGCACCTGAAGGTTTTACCGTTACAAAATTTGCAGATGGCTTTGAAAATCCGCGTTGGACTTATATTGGTCCCAACGGCGATTTTTTTGTCTGCGAAGCCAACACAAAAAAAAGCGCTGGAAGAATTACCTTATTAAGAGACTCAAATAATGATGGAACCGTAGATGTGCGAGAGCCATTTTTGGAGGACTTAAAACAGCCATTAGGTATGCTCATTATAGGAAATCATTTTTATGTAGCGAATACCGACGGACTTTATAAATATCCTTATAAAGCAGGACAAACGGCATTACAACCTGACCAAGGAAAGAAAATAGTTGAGCTTCCTGCAGGTGGTTATAACCATCATTGGACGCGAAATATTATTACCAATGCCAACCAAGATAAAATTTATATTTCTGTAGGATCGGCAAGTAATGTCGGAGAATATGGTATGGATGAGGAAATAAGACGCGCCAATATTCTGGTGGTCGATTTAGACGGTAAAAATGAAAAAATATATGCCAGCGGACTCCGTAACCCTGTGGGTATGGATTGGAATCCAAGTAATGGAGAACTTTGGACGGCCGTAAACGAGCGTGATAAAATAGGAGACAATTTAGTTCCCGATTATGTAACTAGTGTAAAGGAAGGTGGTTTCTATGGTTGGCCTTATGCTTATTTTGGAGCTATTCCAGATCCAAGATTAGAAGGACAGGCCCCAGATTTGGTGGCTAAAACCATTGTACCCGATGTGTCTGTTGGTCCACATACCGCTTCTTTGGGTTTAACTTTTTACGATGGAAATAGTTTTCCCGAGCGTTATAAAAACGGAATTTTTGTGGGGCAACATGGCTCGTGGAACCGATCTGTGCTTTCTGGGTATCGCGTGGTATTTATCCCTTTTGAAAATGGAAAACCAGCTGCTGTACCCGAAGATTTTCTAACTGGTTTTATTGCTGATGGTAGTGATACCGATGTGTACGGACGACCGGTTTGTGTCGCCGTAACCCCAGCAGGCGACTTATTGGTAAATGACGATGCCGGTAATACCATTTGGAAAGTGAGTTACAATCAATAA
- a CDS encoding ABC transporter ATP-binding protein: MREVSKLTPVELFKKLLVYVKPYKYLAIATLALTLIGAFLAQVNALVLRYAVNEISSLIHDNKTLQDGFPLLITISAILLTKELVYGIIQYGQKFYGEKMKIYISRDFAQNIVDKILTYRMAFYSAPDNESGKLQTRIDLGITSLTQLVKNFFIDILPLFSSAIIALFFMFQANVYVGLVSLAIIPVFFYISSLQAKKLKGFRRKMRRFRETRNNGIISLINSITVIKSFTREDLESRKHEDIQFNMTENQMKTRQLSFLFDSVKTFLEQIGVVIIIILTSYFVLNGTMDIGAIMFHILLFNNVSAPIRQLHRIYDEVNDALIYSEAFFDIMDADYQAEFSGSYIPEYVEGTFEMKNVDFVYPNGTKALFNASLVIKPNTINALVGLSGAGKSTVINLLTKFYAPTAGTIYLDGVDLLEYDTKWLRENIGLVLQKNHIFNGSIEENILYGQEHATHEAVIEAAKKAYIHDQIIKLPKGYKTQATSLSGGQQQRVSIARLFLKNPPIIFLDEPTASLDAISTEQIKKSLDAIKKGRTVIIISHSISQIIDAENVIVLENGSVIEQGTHEELFDNERAYFEIFTAMANSLNIDKIRNTLND; this comes from the coding sequence ATGAGAGAAGTCTCCAAACTTACCCCTGTCGAGCTTTTTAAAAAATTGCTAGTCTATGTAAAACCATACAAATATTTAGCTATTGCCACCCTAGCACTTACATTAATTGGTGCTTTTTTAGCGCAGGTAAATGCCCTTGTTTTACGATATGCGGTTAATGAAATTTCAAGCTTAATTCACGATAATAAAACCCTACAAGATGGTTTTCCGCTACTCATTACCATTAGTGCCATTCTGTTAACTAAAGAGTTGGTTTATGGCATTATTCAATACGGTCAGAAATTTTATGGTGAAAAAATGAAAATCTATATCTCTAGAGATTTTGCTCAAAATATAGTAGATAAAATTTTAACCTATAGAATGGCTTTTTACAGTGCTCCGGACAACGAAAGTGGGAAGCTGCAAACCCGAATAGATTTAGGAATTACCAGCCTAACCCAGTTAGTTAAAAATTTCTTTATCGATATTCTTCCGTTATTTTCTAGTGCTATTATTGCTTTGTTTTTTATGTTTCAAGCCAACGTTTATGTGGGGTTAGTCAGTCTTGCTATTATTCCTGTCTTCTTTTATATAAGTAGTTTACAGGCTAAAAAACTAAAAGGTTTTAGACGCAAGATGAGACGTTTTAGGGAAACCAGAAACAATGGTATTATTAGTCTTATCAATTCCATAACCGTTATTAAGTCGTTTACTCGAGAAGATTTAGAAAGCAGAAAGCATGAAGATATTCAGTTTAATATGACCGAAAATCAAATGAAAACGCGTCAATTAAGTTTTTTATTCGATAGTGTAAAAACGTTTTTAGAACAAATTGGGGTGGTTATCATTATTATTTTAACCTCTTATTTTGTGCTAAATGGCACGATGGATATTGGTGCGATTATGTTTCATATTTTACTTTTTAATAATGTTTCGGCACCTATTAGACAATTACACCGCATTTACGACGAAGTGAATGATGCCTTAATTTACTCGGAAGCCTTTTTCGATATTATGGATGCTGATTATCAAGCTGAATTTAGCGGCAGTTATATTCCAGAATATGTAGAGGGTACTTTCGAAATGAAAAATGTCGATTTTGTATATCCCAATGGTACAAAAGCACTTTTTAATGCGTCGCTCGTTATTAAACCAAATACTATAAACGCTTTGGTTGGGTTAAGCGGTGCAGGGAAAAGTACGGTTATTAATTTACTGACTAAATTCTATGCCCCAACAGCTGGAACAATTTATCTAGACGGTGTTGATTTATTAGAATACGACACAAAATGGCTAAGAGAAAACATTGGATTGGTGCTTCAGAAAAATCATATCTTTAATGGTAGTATTGAAGAGAATATCTTGTACGGACAAGAACATGCGACACATGAAGCCGTTATTGAAGCCGCAAAAAAAGCCTATATCCACGATCAAATAATTAAACTACCAAAAGGTTATAAAACACAAGCCACCTCTTTATCTGGCGGGCAACAACAGCGTGTTTCTATTGCTCGATTGTTTTTAAAAAATCCGCCAATTATTTTTCTGGACGAACCTACAGCTAGTCTAGATGCCATTTCTACAGAACAAATTAAAAAGAGTTTAGATGCCATTAAAAAAGGCCGTACCGTAATTATTATTTCTCACAGCATTTCGCAAATTATCGATGCCGAAAATGTGATCGTTTTAGAAAACGGAAGCGTGATCGAGCAAGGTACCCACGAAGAATTGTTTGATAATGAACGTGCCTATTTCGAAATTTTCACCGCCATGGCGAACAGCTTAAATATTGATAAGATTCGTAATACATTAAACGACTAG
- a CDS encoding Crp/Fnr family transcriptional regulator, whose translation MKKINVKKKEILQRTGDLGGKSYFVKSGLLRSYTIDEKGKEHIFMFGPEGWIVTDYAAADEPCDLYIDALEDSVVIQVEKDGKIEPDLKKFVKRMRVLQKRVIMLMSTSAIERYDFFVSTYPNVMQRVPQHMVASYLGVTPEALSAAKSQRLKSGK comes from the coding sequence ATGAAAAAAATCAATGTAAAAAAGAAGGAAATTCTGCAAAGAACAGGTGACTTGGGTGGAAAATCATATTTTGTAAAGTCTGGTTTACTCAGAAGTTATACTATTGATGAAAAAGGAAAAGAACACATTTTCATGTTCGGCCCTGAAGGATGGATTGTTACTGATTATGCAGCAGCAGACGAGCCCTGCGATTTATACATCGATGCCTTAGAAGACTCGGTAGTAATACAGGTCGAAAAAGACGGTAAGATTGAACCCGATTTGAAGAAATTTGTAAAACGTATGCGGGTACTTCAGAAAAGAGTGATTATGCTCATGAGTACTTCGGCCATTGAGCGTTACGATTTTTTTGTTTCAACTTATCCAAATGTAATGCAAAGAGTGCCGCAACATATGGTGGCATCCTACCTAGGTGTAACTCCCGAAGCATTGAGTGCTGCTAAAAGTCAAAGATTGAAGTCCGGAAAATAA
- a CDS encoding N-acetylmuramoyl-L-alanine amidase: MGILRINSKLNTPNLIFLTRYKDSFISLSDRLQIAKSLNGDLFLLLHCNHAVNVNARGV; this comes from the coding sequence ATGGGAATTTTACGAATAAATTCGAAGTTAAATACGCCGAATCTTATTTTCTTAACGAGATATAAAGATTCATTTATTTCATTGTCCGATAGGTTACAAATAGCCAAATCATTAAACGGAGATTTATTTTTGTTGCTACATTGTAATCATGCAGTAAATGTAAATGCTAGAGGTGTTTAA
- a CDS encoding response regulator transcription factor, with translation MMLQVAIIGFTDDLVPKHLIGIHSDISHLKPQNLDAVSFIHLKGGKSYYNICIDKNYFSPDHTLKNKFIWVENITKREREIINYIAKGHTTKSIANILNIAIDTVHTHRKNVLTKTGALNTAELITFSIHAGLIN, from the coding sequence ATGATGTTACAGGTTGCTATTATTGGATTTACCGACGATTTGGTTCCGAAACATTTAATAGGAATACATAGCGATATTAGCCATCTTAAACCTCAAAACTTAGATGCTGTTTCATTTATCCATTTAAAGGGAGGAAAATCGTATTACAACATATGCATTGATAAAAATTATTTTTCTCCAGATCATACCTTAAAAAATAAATTTATTTGGGTAGAAAATATCACCAAACGGGAACGGGAAATTATAAACTATATCGCCAAAGGACATACCACAAAATCTATTGCAAATATTTTAAATATCGCTATCGATACCGTCCATACACACCGAAAAAATGTGCTAACCAAAACCGGAGCATTAAATACCGCCGAATTAATTACTTTTAGTATCCATGCCGGGTTGATTAATTAA
- a CDS encoding PH domain-containing protein, translating into MKTYKSKFGYEVVVFLTVIFGIIIGLMIYQSEPLKAIISVCGIFALVYVYFLYLNFSTKYTITKDGLLKVKCGFFYHKSFDINKITSIKKSTNLISSPAPSLDRIELTYGKFDLIVISPKDKFEFANELTNKNQNIENKLTE; encoded by the coding sequence ATGAAAACATACAAATCAAAATTCGGATATGAAGTGGTGGTGTTCCTAACTGTAATTTTCGGGATAATTATTGGATTAATGATTTATCAAAGTGAACCCCTAAAAGCGATAATTTCGGTTTGCGGAATATTCGCTCTAGTTTATGTTTATTTTCTTTATTTAAACTTCTCTACTAAATATACTATTACCAAGGATGGTTTATTGAAAGTAAAGTGCGGTTTTTTTTACCATAAATCATTTGATATTAATAAAATTACATCAATAAAAAAAAGTACTAATTTGATTTCATCTCCTGCCCCATCTTTGGACAGAATTGAGCTGACTTACGGAAAATTTGATTTAATCGTCATTTCACCAAAAGATAAATTTGAATTTGCAAATGAATTGACTAATAAAAATCAAAACATTGAAAATAAACTGACTGAATAA